From one Flavobacteriales bacterium genomic stretch:
- a CDS encoding DUF2167 domain-containing protein produces MRTSFLAFVIFASACSFAQADSIASLDDRAPLDIDSLIAAFNWQGGTIELAYGAATIDVPPTHKFLAADQSYHLLVDVWQNPPAIADDLLGIVLQAEAGVYDDLPAYVVYYEENGYVHDRDAGRIDYDAKLRDMIHEDSLSNVQRRAAGYSGLQLIGWASPPYYDRERMALHWAKEMVSDDSERNVLNYNIRILGRYGVLVINAISTMDHLDEVQDELPAVLDMAAFNEGYRHADYDPDIDGESSKGLAGLIDGKEQEVKGKLMKLVLIAAGGFVGMLLLIIALWYFFGRKR; encoded by the coding sequence ATGCGCACATCGTTCCTGGCCTTTGTGATCTTCGCCTCTGCGTGCTCATTCGCCCAGGCCGATAGCATCGCGTCACTCGATGATCGAGCCCCGCTCGACATTGATTCCCTCATCGCTGCCTTCAACTGGCAAGGAGGCACGATTGAACTCGCGTATGGCGCAGCCACCATCGATGTGCCGCCCACGCATAAATTCCTCGCAGCTGACCAGTCCTATCACCTGCTCGTGGATGTCTGGCAGAACCCGCCGGCCATAGCCGATGACTTGCTCGGCATAGTGCTTCAAGCTGAGGCCGGTGTTTACGATGACCTCCCCGCCTACGTGGTGTACTACGAGGAGAACGGATACGTGCATGACCGCGATGCCGGTCGCATCGACTACGACGCCAAGCTCCGCGACATGATCCACGAGGACAGCCTGTCCAATGTGCAGCGCCGTGCGGCAGGCTACAGCGGGCTGCAGCTCATCGGCTGGGCCTCGCCGCCCTACTACGACCGCGAGCGCATGGCCCTGCACTGGGCCAAGGAGATGGTGAGCGACGACAGCGAGCGCAACGTGCTCAACTACAACATCCGCATTCTCGGGCGCTACGGCGTGCTGGTGATCAACGCCATCAGCACCATGGACCACCTTGATGAAGTGCAGGATGAGCTGCCCGCCGTGCTCGACATGGCCGCCTTCAACGAGGGGTACCGCCACGCTGACTACGACCCGGACATCGATGGCGAATCGTCCAAGGGGCTCGCGGGCCTGATCGATGGCAAGGAGCAGGAGGTGAAAGGCAAGCTGATGAAGCTCGTGCTCATCGCAGCCGGCGGCTTCGTCGGAATGCTGCTCCTGATCATCGCGCTCTGGTACTTCTTCGGGCGCAAGCGCTGA
- a CDS encoding Fic family protein has product MDVASITYYSISPRILGLLGRIHEQLGQVEARHMELPPSNLGKAYRASIVHATLAIEGGQLATLPVAALADDHTASTQGPAALEALNTHRTHDLLASLDPFADHDLRHAHGVLMHGLAVDAGHYRSGSMEVFYGDPQPLRTASAKGLPVAVQELLRYAEEDDFPALITGCVLHFGLIYLRPFSAGNGRLARLWQRALLMRHWPVFAYLPIEAFIHRREPAYHAALEYADRRGDCGGFIVYLLERIEEALAELLAARDPVSTSNDRIASFLLHRQRGSNKDQPFRRRDYMAFHPWLSTATATRDLKEATIDGNLIITGRGNAACYRLGTKPAFDKR; this is encoded by the coding sequence ATGGACGTAGCCAGCATCACCTACTATTCCATCAGTCCGCGCATCTTGGGCTTATTGGGACGGATCCATGAGCAGCTCGGACAGGTGGAAGCACGGCACATGGAACTCCCTCCGTCCAACTTGGGCAAGGCATACCGCGCCAGCATCGTTCACGCTACACTGGCCATCGAAGGCGGGCAACTCGCCACCCTTCCCGTTGCTGCCCTCGCGGATGACCATACGGCCAGCACCCAAGGACCTGCCGCGTTGGAAGCCTTGAACACCCACCGGACCCATGACCTGCTTGCCTCACTCGACCCCTTCGCTGATCATGACCTGCGCCATGCCCACGGAGTGCTCATGCACGGCTTGGCCGTTGATGCCGGCCATTACCGCAGCGGCAGCATGGAGGTCTTCTATGGCGACCCCCAGCCGTTGCGAACGGCTTCGGCCAAAGGCCTGCCCGTGGCTGTGCAGGAATTGCTGCGCTATGCGGAGGAAGATGATTTCCCTGCGCTGATCACTGGTTGCGTGCTGCACTTCGGCTTGATCTACCTGCGGCCCTTCAGCGCCGGCAACGGAAGGCTCGCCCGTCTTTGGCAGCGGGCCTTGCTCATGCGCCATTGGCCCGTGTTCGCCTACCTGCCCATCGAGGCCTTCATCCACAGGCGCGAACCGGCCTATCACGCGGCCCTCGAATATGCTGATCGCCGCGGTGACTGCGGAGGCTTCATCGTTTATCTGCTCGAGCGCATTGAGGAAGCCCTGGCGGAACTGCTCGCCGCACGCGACCCAGTGAGCACCAGCAACGACCGCATCGCTTCCTTCCTCCTCCACCGTCAACGCGGCAGCAACAAGGACCAGCCCTTCCGCCGCAGAGACTACATGGCCTTCCACCCCTGGCTGAGCACTGCCACGGCGACAAGGGACCTGAAGGAAGCGACCATCGACGGCAACCTGATCATCACGGGTCGAGGCAATGCGGCTTGCTATCGCCTGGGTACCAAGCCGGCCTTCGACAAGCGCTGA
- the dnaJ gene encoding molecular chaperone DnaJ → MSKRDPYEVLGVDRNTSADEIKKAYRKLAIKYHPDKNPGDKAAEERFKEAASAYEILSDPEKKAKYDRFGHAGPQMGGGGFQGGGMNMEDIFSQFGDIFGGHFGGGFGGGFGQQRGGRTIKGSNLRVRIKLTLEEIAHGADKKIKVVKLVRGKGSEYGNCHTCGGSGQVRRVQSTFIGQMQTVSTCPACGGIGQTVSKRAPGSDEHGLVREEVVVPIKIPAGVEEGMQLNISGMGNEAPAGGVPGDLLVVIEEEQHPELRRDGMHLHHEVFISMVDAALGASIEVPIVAGKAKLKIEPGTQSNHILRLKGKGLPSVQHHGHGDLFVHVAVWTPTNLSKEEKATLEKLRSSPGFQPKPTASDKGFFERVKEMFGH, encoded by the coding sequence ATGAGCAAGCGCGACCCCTACGAAGTGCTCGGTGTTGACCGCAACACCAGCGCGGATGAAATCAAGAAGGCCTACCGCAAGCTGGCCATCAAGTACCATCCAGACAAGAATCCCGGTGACAAGGCTGCGGAAGAGCGTTTCAAGGAAGCGGCCTCAGCATATGAGATCCTGAGCGATCCCGAGAAGAAGGCGAAGTACGACCGCTTCGGTCATGCCGGTCCGCAGATGGGCGGCGGCGGATTCCAGGGCGGCGGCATGAACATGGAGGACATCTTCTCCCAGTTCGGCGACATCTTCGGCGGGCACTTCGGAGGTGGGTTCGGCGGTGGGTTCGGGCAGCAGCGCGGCGGCCGCACCATCAAGGGCAGCAACTTGCGCGTGCGCATCAAGCTCACGCTCGAGGAGATCGCTCACGGCGCGGATAAGAAGATCAAGGTGGTGAAGCTCGTGCGCGGCAAGGGCAGCGAATACGGGAATTGCCACACCTGCGGCGGCTCCGGGCAAGTGCGTCGCGTGCAGAGCACTTTCATTGGCCAGATGCAGACCGTAAGCACCTGTCCGGCCTGTGGCGGTATCGGCCAAACAGTGAGCAAGCGCGCGCCCGGCAGCGACGAGCACGGCCTCGTGCGCGAAGAGGTGGTGGTGCCGATCAAGATCCCAGCTGGCGTGGAGGAGGGCATGCAGCTCAACATCAGCGGCATGGGCAATGAAGCACCTGCTGGCGGCGTGCCCGGCGACCTGCTCGTCGTGATCGAAGAGGAGCAGCACCCCGAACTGCGCCGCGATGGCATGCACCTGCACCATGAGGTCTTCATCAGCATGGTCGATGCGGCGCTCGGCGCGAGCATCGAAGTGCCGATCGTCGCCGGAAAGGCCAAACTCAAGATCGAGCCCGGCACGCAGTCGAACCACATCCTGCGCCTCAAGGGCAAGGGCCTGCCTAGCGTGCAGCACCATGGCCACGGCGATCTCTTCGTGCATGTGGCCGTATGGACACCGACGAACCTGAGCAAAGAAGAGAAAGCAACGCTCGAGAAGCTGCGCAGCAGCCCAGGCTTCCAACCCAAGCCCACAGCCAGCGACAAGGGCTTCTTCGAGCGCGTGAAGGAGATGTTCGGGCACTGA
- the murA gene encoding UDP-N-acetylglucosamine 1-carboxyvinyltransferase — translation MNSFRIEGGRRLKGELVPQGAKNEALQILCAVLLTAEPMTIHNIPDIVDVNKLIDLLKAMGVAVEKLGAGSYRFQAKDVNLEFFLDPEYKRMGGSLRGSVMVAGPALARFGRGYIPSPGGDRIGRRRMDTHFIGFERLGAAIRYDEKEGFFHAEAKKLKGCYMLLDEASVTGTANIVMAATLAEGRTTIFNAACEPYIQQLCHMLVRMGARIHGIGSNLLHIDGVKALGGTEHRMLPDMIEIGSFIGLAALTRSTITIKDTGYDHLGIIPDVFRKLGIAVIRQGDDILVPAQEHYEIEPFLDGSNRVISDHPWPGFTPDLLSIVLVTATQASGHVLIHQKMFESRLFFTDKLIEMGAQITLCDPHRALVIGKDFERPLRAIRMTSPDIRAGVSLLIAALSAEGVSTIDHIEQIRRGYQDIEGRLNAIGAKIEVA, via the coding sequence ATGAACAGTTTCCGGATCGAAGGCGGACGACGGCTGAAAGGCGAACTCGTACCTCAAGGAGCGAAGAACGAGGCCTTGCAGATCCTCTGCGCCGTGCTGCTCACCGCCGAGCCGATGACCATCCACAACATCCCGGACATCGTGGATGTGAACAAGCTCATCGACCTGTTGAAAGCGATGGGCGTAGCGGTGGAAAAACTCGGTGCGGGGAGCTACCGCTTCCAAGCGAAGGATGTGAACCTCGAATTCTTCCTTGACCCGGAGTACAAGCGCATGGGCGGCAGCTTGCGCGGCAGCGTGATGGTGGCAGGTCCTGCGCTGGCGCGCTTTGGTCGCGGCTACATCCCTTCGCCCGGAGGTGACCGCATCGGCCGGCGTCGGATGGACACGCACTTCATCGGCTTCGAGCGCCTCGGCGCCGCCATCCGGTACGATGAGAAGGAAGGCTTCTTCCACGCCGAGGCCAAGAAGCTGAAGGGCTGCTACATGCTGCTCGATGAGGCCAGCGTGACCGGCACGGCGAACATCGTCATGGCCGCCACGCTCGCCGAGGGGCGCACCACCATCTTCAACGCCGCCTGCGAACCGTACATCCAGCAGCTCTGCCACATGCTGGTGCGCATGGGTGCCCGGATCCACGGGATCGGCAGCAACCTGCTGCACATCGATGGCGTGAAAGCGCTGGGCGGAACCGAGCACCGCATGCTGCCCGACATGATCGAGATCGGCTCCTTCATCGGCTTGGCTGCCCTAACGCGCAGCACCATCACCATCAAGGACACCGGCTACGATCACTTGGGCATCATTCCCGATGTGTTCCGCAAGCTGGGCATCGCCGTGATCCGCCAAGGCGACGACATCCTTGTGCCTGCCCAGGAGCACTACGAGATCGAGCCCTTCCTCGATGGCAGCAACCGTGTGATCAGCGACCACCCTTGGCCCGGCTTCACACCCGACCTGCTCAGCATCGTGCTGGTAACCGCCACGCAGGCCAGCGGGCATGTGCTCATCCACCAGAAGATGTTCGAGAGCCGCCTGTTCTTCACGGACAAGCTCATCGAGATGGGCGCCCAGATCACGCTCTGCGACCCCCACCGCGCATTGGTCATCGGCAAGGACTTCGAGCGGCCCCTGCGCGCCATCCGCATGACAAGCCCCGACATCCGCGCGGGCGTCTCGCTGCTCATCGCCGCCCTCAGCGCCGAGGGGGTGAGCACCATCGATCACATTGAGCAGATCCGCCGCGGCTACCAGGACATCGAAGGAAGGCTGAATGCCATCGGGGCCAAGATCGAAGTGGCGTGA
- a CDS encoding TlpA family protein disulfide reductase codes for MSKTQILSISAVVLLAVYGFTSRSSSADEQQGKAKVGTAIGDKAPELAFFNPDSTKILKLSELKGKFVLIDFWASWCRPCRMENPNVVSAYQKYSKAKFTNAKGFEVYSVSLDRSREQWKQAIAQDNLIWKYHVSDLKFWQSQGSQLYGVSSIPMSFLVDPNGIIIAKNLRGMALHQELDKHVKSL; via the coding sequence ATGTCAAAGACGCAGATCCTCTCCATCTCCGCCGTGGTCCTGCTGGCCGTTTACGGTTTCACCTCGCGCAGCTCCTCTGCTGATGAACAGCAAGGCAAAGCCAAAGTAGGCACCGCCATCGGCGACAAGGCCCCTGAACTGGCCTTCTTCAATCCCGACAGCACCAAGATCCTGAAACTCTCCGAGCTGAAAGGGAAATTCGTGCTCATCGATTTCTGGGCCAGCTGGTGCCGTCCATGCCGCATGGAGAACCCGAACGTGGTTTCAGCCTACCAGAAATACAGCAAAGCCAAGTTCACCAACGCCAAGGGCTTCGAAGTGTACAGCGTGAGCCTGGACCGCAGCCGCGAGCAATGGAAGCAAGCGATTGCCCAAGACAACCTCATCTGGAAGTATCACGTGAGCGATCTGAAGTTCTGGCAATCACAGGGCTCCCAGCTTTACGGAGTGAGTTCCATTCCCATGAGCTTCCTGGTTGACCCCAACGGCATCATCATCGCCAAGAACCTGCGCGGCATGGCGCTGCACCAGGAATTGGACAAGCACGTGAAGAGCCTCTGA
- a CDS encoding UvrD-helicase domain-containing protein, whose protein sequence is MNYLDGLNPAQRAAVEATDGPMMVIAGAGSGKTRVLTVRIAHLMAAKGVDPFRILALTFTNKAAREMKERIAKILGPQSGEARNLWMGTFHSVFARILRIEADKLGYPKDFTIYDTDDSRSVIKAILKEWQLDDKLYKPNQVHARISIAKNNLIGPLEYLANGELMAGDAAVGREKLGEIYKAYAEKCFRSGAMDFDDLLYNTALLFRDHPDAMVKYQSRFQYLLVDEYQDTNAVQYSIVKTLAARHENITVVGDDSQSIYAFRGANIQNILNFRSDYADHKLFKLEQNYRSTKTIVGAANSLIEKNKDQIHKTIWTDNGEGDKIKVHRSLSDNEEGAFVAHSIFETKMQNQVPNKGFAILYRTNAQSRSMEEALRKLNLPYRIYGGLSFYQRKEIKDLISYFRLVCNPRDEEALKRVINYPTRGIGQTTIDKLVVAATAKQMPIWDLILQHLQELDVHGGTRKAIADFVLMIQAFQAQLPTHSAAVLGEEIARRTGILKDLFADKTPEGVSRYENIMELIAGMKEFSDAQAEGTDVPRTLSDFLIDVALLTDADKDDPNDNDRVSLMTIHSAKGLEFPYVHVVGLEEDLFPNTLSMQSRADLEEERRLFYVAITRAEKRCTLSYAMSRYKWGNLTASEPSRFIDEIDPKYLEMPRQAERPSLFPGFDKGTPPWARKTASSDRGSDEQASRPIYGRERSAPGIAKAAPYSKPAPATRTPASTEPERKNLKRISASGTPLQATRTLGGLVPDLQEGQTVEHERFGKGKVLKVEGNAPELKATVFFPSAGQKQLLLRFAKLTVLEE, encoded by the coding sequence ATGAATTATCTCGACGGCTTGAACCCCGCGCAGCGCGCCGCCGTGGAGGCCACGGACGGACCCATGATGGTGATCGCCGGCGCGGGCAGCGGCAAGACGCGCGTGCTCACCGTGCGCATCGCCCACCTGATGGCCGCCAAGGGCGTGGACCCCTTCCGCATCCTCGCGCTCACCTTCACCAACAAGGCCGCGCGGGAGATGAAGGAGCGGATCGCCAAGATCCTCGGGCCACAGAGCGGCGAGGCGCGAAACCTGTGGATGGGCACCTTCCACAGCGTGTTCGCGCGCATCCTGCGCATCGAGGCCGACAAGCTCGGCTACCCGAAGGACTTCACGATCTACGATACCGACGACAGCCGCAGCGTCATCAAGGCCATCCTCAAGGAGTGGCAGCTCGACGACAAGCTGTACAAGCCGAACCAGGTGCACGCGCGCATCAGCATCGCGAAGAACAACCTCATCGGCCCCCTCGAGTACCTCGCGAACGGCGAGCTGATGGCCGGTGATGCAGCTGTTGGCCGCGAGAAGCTGGGCGAGATCTACAAGGCCTATGCGGAGAAATGCTTCCGCTCCGGCGCCATGGACTTCGACGACCTGCTCTACAACACGGCCCTGCTCTTCCGCGACCACCCGGATGCCATGGTGAAGTACCAGAGCCGCTTCCAATACTTGCTCGTGGACGAGTACCAGGATACGAACGCGGTGCAGTACAGCATCGTGAAGACGCTGGCTGCGCGCCATGAGAACATCACCGTCGTGGGCGACGACAGCCAGAGCATCTACGCCTTCCGCGGAGCGAACATCCAGAACATCCTCAACTTCCGCAGCGACTACGCCGACCACAAGCTCTTCAAGCTCGAGCAGAACTACCGCAGCACCAAGACCATCGTGGGAGCGGCGAATTCGCTCATCGAGAAGAACAAGGACCAGATCCACAAGACCATCTGGACCGACAACGGCGAGGGCGACAAGATCAAGGTGCATCGCTCGCTGAGCGACAACGAGGAAGGCGCCTTCGTGGCCCACAGCATCTTCGAGACCAAGATGCAGAACCAGGTGCCGAACAAGGGCTTCGCGATCCTGTACCGCACCAACGCGCAGAGCCGCAGCATGGAAGAGGCGCTGCGCAAGCTCAACCTCCCCTACCGCATCTACGGCGGCCTCAGCTTCTACCAGCGCAAGGAGATCAAGGACCTCATCAGCTACTTCCGCCTCGTATGCAATCCACGCGATGAAGAGGCCCTGAAACGCGTGATCAACTATCCCACGCGCGGCATTGGGCAGACCACGATCGACAAGCTCGTGGTGGCCGCTACCGCGAAGCAGATGCCCATCTGGGATTTGATCCTGCAGCATCTGCAAGAACTCGATGTGCACGGTGGCACGCGCAAGGCCATCGCTGATTTCGTGCTCATGATCCAAGCTTTTCAAGCGCAGCTGCCCACGCACAGCGCGGCCGTGCTGGGTGAGGAAATCGCACGACGGACCGGCATCCTGAAGGACCTCTTCGCGGACAAGACGCCCGAGGGCGTGAGCCGCTACGAGAACATCATGGAGCTGATCGCGGGCATGAAGGAGTTCAGCGATGCGCAGGCCGAAGGCACCGATGTACCGCGCACGCTCAGCGACTTCCTGATCGATGTGGCCCTGCTCACCGATGCCGACAAGGACGACCCCAACGACAACGACCGCGTGAGCCTGATGACCATCCACAGCGCGAAGGGACTTGAGTTCCCGTACGTGCATGTGGTGGGGCTTGAAGAGGACCTCTTCCCCAACACCCTTTCGATGCAAAGCCGCGCCGACCTCGAGGAGGAGCGCCGCCTCTTTTATGTGGCCATCACGCGCGCCGAGAAGCGCTGCACGCTCAGCTACGCGATGAGCCGGTACAAGTGGGGCAATCTCACGGCCAGCGAGCCCAGCCGCTTCATCGACGAGATCGACCCGAAGTACCTGGAGATGCCGAGGCAGGCGGAACGTCCATCACTCTTCCCCGGCTTCGATAAAGGCACGCCGCCTTGGGCGCGGAAGACGGCATCAAGCGACCGAGGCAGTGACGAGCAAGCATCACGACCCATCTATGGACGCGAGCGCAGCGCACCCGGGATCGCGAAGGCAGCACCCTACTCCAAGCCGGCACCGGCAACACGCACACCCGCGTCCACCGAGCCGGAGCGCAAGAACCTTAAGCGCATCAGCGCAAGTGGGACTCCCTTGCAAGCCACGCGCACCTTGGGTGGGCTTGTCCCTGACCTGCAGGAAGGCCAGACCGTGGAGCACGAGCGCTTCGGCAAGGGCAAGGTGCTGAAGGTGGAAGGCAATGCACCGGAACTGAAAGCGACGGTCTTCTTCCCTAGTGCAGGGCAGAAGCAATTGCTGCTACGGTTCGCGAAGCTGACGGTGTTGGAGGAGTGA
- a CDS encoding DUF4290 domain-containing protein, producing the protein MNAVTFDYNTQRPRLIIPEYGRNVQRMVEMCMEMEDRERRTRSAKAIIQVIARLNPQLRNSDNFERMLWDHLWIMSDFKLDVDAPYPMPAPEELESKPARVAYPQGDIKNGHYGKLVERMIAQCAAMEAGEKREAYAKLIANLMKRQFLAWNRDTVPDGLILKDLADMSGGKIRLAPDTQLASTDSLLSTQRNGPRSEVDPRKARYANQEGGGGGKKRHRKKRKNRY; encoded by the coding sequence ATGAATGCCGTGACCTTCGACTACAATACCCAGCGCCCGCGCCTGATCATCCCCGAGTACGGCCGCAATGTGCAGCGCATGGTGGAGATGTGCATGGAGATGGAGGACCGTGAGCGCCGCACGCGCTCGGCCAAGGCCATCATCCAGGTGATCGCGCGCTTGAATCCGCAACTGCGCAACAGCGACAACTTTGAGCGCATGCTCTGGGACCACCTCTGGATCATGAGCGATTTCAAGCTCGATGTGGATGCCCCCTATCCCATGCCCGCGCCGGAAGAGCTGGAGAGCAAGCCCGCTCGCGTGGCCTATCCGCAAGGCGACATCAAGAACGGCCACTATGGCAAATTGGTGGAGCGCATGATCGCGCAATGCGCGGCGATGGAAGCCGGCGAGAAGCGCGAGGCCTACGCCAAGCTCATCGCCAACCTGATGAAGCGGCAGTTCCTCGCTTGGAACCGCGATACCGTGCCAGACGGCCTGATCCTGAAGGACCTCGCCGACATGAGCGGCGGGAAGATCCGTCTTGCACCCGACACCCAATTGGCCAGCACGGATTCGTTGCTGAGCACCCAGCGCAACGGTCCGCGCAGCGAGGTGGACCCGCGCAAGGCCCGCTACGCCAACCAGGAAGGTGGCGGCGGCGGTAAGAAACGGCACCGGAAGAAGAGGAAGAACAGATATTAA
- a CDS encoding nucleotide exchange factor GrpE, with protein MHDAEADGREDISELSAQLAAAKAEAADLKDKWLRLNAEFDNFRKRTAKERLELIQFAGENTLKNMLPVLDDMERAIANNAKTEDLAVVREGFHLIQSKLLHILGSQGVKPMSDVKGQAFDTDKHEAITKAPAPSPELKGKVIDVVENGYTLHEKVIRYAKVVVGE; from the coding sequence ATGCACGATGCCGAAGCCGATGGACGCGAGGACATCAGTGAGTTGAGCGCGCAACTGGCCGCAGCGAAAGCGGAAGCCGCCGACCTGAAGGATAAATGGCTGCGCCTGAACGCCGAATTCGACAACTTCCGGAAGCGCACCGCGAAGGAGCGCTTGGAGCTGATCCAATTCGCGGGCGAGAACACGCTGAAGAACATGCTGCCAGTGCTCGACGACATGGAACGCGCGATCGCCAACAACGCGAAGACCGAGGACCTCGCTGTGGTCCGCGAGGGCTTCCATCTGATCCAGAGCAAATTGCTGCACATCCTGGGCAGTCAGGGCGTGAAGCCGATGTCCGATGTGAAAGGACAAGCCTTCGACACCGATAAGCACGAGGCCATCACCAAGGCCCCGGCCCCTAGCCCAGAACTGAAGGGCAAAGTGATCGACGTGGTGGAGAACGGCTACACCCTGCACGAAAAAGTGATCCGGTACGCCAAGGTGGTCGTAGGTGAGTAG
- the rpsG gene encoding 30S ribosomal protein S7 → MRKKAVKHTTLPDPKFGDEQVTKFVNNLMYDGKKSKSFDIFYGAIDIVAEKSGEDGLEVFRKALTNVTPQVEVRTRRVGGANFQIPQQVREERKKSLAMKWLIGYARSRNERSMAQKLANEILAASKEEGAAYKKKEEVHKMAEANKAFSHFRF, encoded by the coding sequence ATGCGCAAGAAAGCAGTCAAGCACACCACGCTCCCCGACCCCAAGTTCGGCGATGAGCAGGTGACCAAGTTCGTGAACAACCTGATGTACGACGGCAAGAAGAGCAAGTCGTTCGACATCTTCTATGGCGCGATCGACATCGTTGCCGAGAAGAGCGGTGAGGACGGCCTCGAGGTGTTCCGCAAGGCGCTCACCAACGTGACGCCGCAAGTGGAGGTTCGAACCCGTCGCGTGGGCGGTGCCAACTTCCAGATCCCGCAGCAGGTTCGCGAGGAGCGCAAGAAGAGCCTGGCCATGAAATGGCTGATCGGTTACGCGCGCAGCCGCAACGAGCGCAGCATGGCCCAGAAGCTGGCCAATGAGATCCTCGCAGCCAGCAAGGAGGAAGGCGCAGCCTACAAGAAGAAGGAGGAAGTCCACAAGATGGCCGAGGCCAACAAGGCCTTCAGCCATTTCCGGTTCTGA
- a CDS encoding 30S ribosomal protein S12 → MPTIQQLIRKGRENPVYKSKSIALKSCPQRRGVCTKVYTTTPKKPNSALRKVAKVRLVNGYEVIAYIGGEGHNLQEHSIVLVRGGRVKDLPGVKYHIVRGVLDTSGVEGRNQRRSKYGTKKPKAGAAPAKKK, encoded by the coding sequence ATGCCAACCATTCAGCAGCTCATCCGCAAAGGCCGCGAGAACCCGGTTTACAAGAGCAAGTCCATTGCTCTGAAGTCGTGCCCGCAGCGCCGTGGCGTGTGCACCAAGGTGTACACCACCACCCCGAAGAAGCCGAACTCGGCCCTCCGCAAGGTGGCCAAGGTTCGCTTGGTGAACGGGTATGAGGTGATTGCCTACATCGGCGGCGAGGGCCACAACCTGCAAGAGCACAGCATCGTGCTGGTGCGCGGCGGCAGGGTGAAGGACCTGCCCGGCGTGAAGTACCACATCGTGCGTGGCGTGCTCGACACCAGCGGTGTTGAGGGACGCAACCAGCGCCGCAGCAAGTACGGAACCAAGAAGCCCAAGGCCGGTGCCGCTCCCGCCAAGAAGAAGTAA